Proteins found in one Eretmochelys imbricata isolate rEreImb1 chromosome 9, rEreImb1.hap1, whole genome shotgun sequence genomic segment:
- the TM4SF4 gene encoding transmembrane 4 L6 family member 4 has translation MCSGGCAKCLGITLIPLAVLCTLANILLFFPGGEVTSSNEHITDEVWYFGGILGSGVLMIFPSLVFLGLKNNDCCGCCGNESCGKRFAMFTSIIFAAVGLLGAGYCFIVSAVALNRGPKCNSDNNWTYPFENGNYLGNTTMWTFCTSPENIVPWNLTLFSLLLIMSGIQIVLCAIQVVNGLIGTICGDCSCCGCCGGNGAI, from the exons ATGTGTTCCGGTGGTTGTGCCAAGTGCCTGGGAATCACCCTCATTCCTCTGGCTGTGCTATGTACTCTAGCTAACATCTTGCTATTTTTCCCTGGAGGAGAAGTCACCAGCAGTAATGAACACATCACAGACGAAGTCTGGTACTTTGGAGGGATCTTGGGATCCGGTGTACTG ATGATCTTTCCTTCCTTGGTATTTTTGGGCCTTAAGAATAATGATTGTTGTGGATGCTGTGGTAATGAAAGCTGTGGAAAGAGATTTGCG ATGTTTACTTCTATAATATTTGCGGCTGTTGGACTTCTGGGAGCCGGATACTGCTTTATTGTGTCAGCAGTTGCTCTAAATAGAGGCCCTAAGTGTAACAGTGACAATAATTGGACCTATCCATTTGAGAATGG gAATTATCTAGGCAACACGACCATGTGGACCTTCTGCACATCACCTGAAAACATAGTTCCCTGGAATTTGACCCTCTTCTCCTTGCTGCTGATAATGAGTGGAATTCAAATAGTGCTTTGTGCCATTCAGGTTGTCAATGGACTCATTGGAACAATCTGTGGGGACTGCAGCTGTTGTGGATGCTGTGGG gGAAACGGAGCTATTTAA